One genomic window of [Clostridium] scindens ATCC 35704 includes the following:
- a CDS encoding DUF1540 domain-containing protein, whose translation MPELKCTVQTCTHNKNFYCDLERIIVGGSSAKRSEETCCDSFEERKGDSHSDVNGQASACSSIDCKATECIYNEKCECHAGKISVEGSNACQCEQTECATFKCGCN comes from the coding sequence ATGCCAGAATTGAAATGTACAGTACAGACATGTACGCACAACAAGAATTTCTACTGTGACCTGGAGCGCATTATCGTAGGAGGAAGTTCAGCAAAGCGTTCTGAAGAAACCTGCTGCGACAGTTTCGAGGAGCGCAAGGGAGATTCCCACAGCGATGTAAATGGACAGGCATCCGCATGCAGCAGCATCGACTGTAAGGCTACAGAATGTATCTATAATGAGAAATGCGAGTGCCACGCGGGAAAGATCAGCGTGGAAGGAAGCAATGCCTGCCAGTGCGAGCAGACCGAATGTGCCACGTTCAAGTGTGGATGCAACTAA
- the gcvH gene encoding glycine cleavage system protein GcvH: MELMEGLLYSKSHEWVKEEGDTVVIGLTDYAQSELGDLVFVNLPEEGDEVTVGEAFADVESVKAVSDVYSPVSGTVCEVNEELLDTPEAINETPYDAWLIKVGEITEKEELLTAAEYEKFVDSEQE; this comes from the coding sequence ATGGAATTAATGGAAGGATTGCTATATTCTAAATCACATGAGTGGGTAAAGGAGGAAGGAGATACCGTTGTAATCGGTCTTACAGATTATGCCCAGTCAGAATTGGGCGACCTGGTATTCGTAAATCTTCCGGAAGAGGGAGATGAGGTCACCGTCGGAGAGGCATTTGCAGATGTGGAGTCTGTCAAGGCAGTCTCTGATGTGTATTCGCCGGTATCAGGAACCGTATGCGAGGTCAATGAGGAACTTCTGGATACGCCGGAAGCTATTAACGAGACGCCTTATGACGCGTGGCTTATCAAGGTGGGAGAAATCACGGAGAAAGAAGAACTTCTGACTGCCGCGGAATATGAGAAGTTTGTAGACAGCGAGCAAGAGTAA
- a CDS encoding AI-2E family transporter, translated as MNKEEASVDSIQKEKDRGQNAYYSSRPKLGGSGPSKLRQQFSRGMTYFLVVAASILFYFALLRVTNLSEGFSKIFQVLKPVVYGCVIAYLLNPIVKKADKYLAPVLEKKVKTPGRAKKTARGIGILLSLILLLVLVVTLCNMLIPELYSSIRNLVFTLPGQLNDLVDKLNTIKIDDSTTGTLIKAAIEEGTDMLQKWLRTDLLGRANEIMSNLTVGVINILNEIFNALIGIIISVYILFSKETFIRQTKKCVYAILSPRHANMVLHLTTKSNEIFGGFIIGKIIDSAIIGVLCFFGLTILNMPYAVLVSVIVGVTNVIPFFGPYIGAIPSAILIMLADPIKGLYFIIFILLLQQFDGNILGPKILGNSTGLSAFWVIVAILLGGGLFGFVGMIMGVPTFAVLYYIVQMIMNYRLERKKLPANSNFYDAMSYVDDDGKYYHSEEGEDGNEVNNNNKEKGK; from the coding sequence ATGAACAAAGAAGAAGCAAGCGTGGACAGCATACAGAAGGAGAAAGATCGCGGCCAGAACGCGTATTATTCCAGCCGGCCGAAATTGGGTGGAAGCGGCCCGTCAAAACTCCGGCAGCAGTTTAGCAGGGGAATGACGTATTTTCTGGTGGTGGCCGCCAGCATCTTGTTTTATTTTGCCCTGCTTAGAGTGACGAATCTGTCCGAAGGGTTCTCAAAGATATTCCAGGTTCTTAAGCCGGTAGTCTATGGCTGCGTCATCGCCTATCTGCTGAATCCGATCGTGAAGAAGGCAGACAAGTATCTGGCCCCTGTACTGGAGAAGAAGGTAAAGACTCCGGGCAGGGCAAAGAAGACTGCCAGAGGAATCGGAATCCTGCTGTCCCTGATCCTTTTGCTGGTATTGGTGGTGACACTGTGCAACATGCTGATTCCAGAACTTTATTCAAGCATCCGGAACCTGGTGTTCACCCTTCCGGGACAGCTCAATGATTTGGTTGATAAACTCAACACTATAAAGATCGACGATTCTACCACCGGCACGCTTATTAAGGCCGCTATTGAAGAAGGAACCGACATGCTGCAGAAGTGGCTCAGGACGGATCTTCTTGGGCGCGCCAATGAGATTATGTCCAATCTGACGGTAGGCGTGATCAATATCTTAAACGAAATATTTAATGCACTGATTGGAATCATCATTTCAGTGTACATATTGTTCAGCAAGGAGACTTTTATCCGCCAGACGAAGAAATGCGTCTATGCGATCCTGTCTCCCAGGCATGCCAATATGGTGCTGCATCTGACCACTAAGAGCAACGAGATATTTGGCGGTTTTATTATTGGAAAGATCATTGATTCCGCCATTATCGGGGTACTGTGCTTTTTCGGGCTCACCATATTGAATATGCCTTATGCCGTGCTGGTCAGCGTGATCGTAGGAGTGACGAATGTTATCCCATTCTTCGGGCCGTATATCGGAGCGATTCCAAGCGCCATCCTCATTATGCTGGCGGATCCGATCAAAGGACTGTATTTTATCATTTTCATTCTTTTGCTGCAGCAGTTTGACGGCAACATCCTGGGGCCGAAGATCCTGGGCAATTCAACAGGCCTGTCGGCATTCTGGGTAATCGTGGCGATCCTTCTTGGAGGAGGGCTATTCGGATTCGTGGGAATGATTATGGGTGTTCCTACCTTTGCCGTGCTGTATTATATTGTGCAGATGATAATGAATTATCGCCTGGAGCGCAAGAAGCTGCCTGCCAACTCCAACTTCTATGATGCCATGAGTTATGTGGATGACGATGGGAAGTATTACCATTCCGAGGAGGGTGAAGATGGAAACGAAGTCAATAACAATAACAAAGAAAAGGGGAAATAA
- a CDS encoding IS91 family transposase: protein MNILQKIFIEHYEEMIYLQHPRDAIVENVEKMIHCGDPSYGGAMYICPNCGNFKFTAFRCHSRFCPTCGNMYSIDRTTAMSFKIIDVQHRHCVFTIDDSLRPFFLKDRSLLNCLFSAVNSVISRMFHKENKSELFTPGFICVLHTFGRDLKWNPHIHCLVSEGGVGNTLSWRHFKHFNYHFLRDAFQTALLNELHQKIGPAFKKVKSAIYAKDKNGFYVRAMPNKCNPSQVIKYIGRYLGRPVIATSRIDSYDGDFVTFHYNRHEDNKLITETVPVLEFIDRLTQHIPEKHFKMIRYYGIYARHRNSDNFLRKAISREKHNFFLSLNRWRDSILHSFGYDPLKCPNCGKTMLFLELYFNHNPVPLHELYEKAMQKHRCRSPASFSYLPKPLFS, encoded by the coding sequence ATGAATATCTTACAAAAAATTTTTATCGAACATTATGAAGAAATGATTTATCTTCAACATCCTCGTGATGCTATTGTTGAGAATGTAGAAAAAATGATTCATTGTGGCGATCCATCTTATGGTGGCGCCATGTATATTTGTCCCAATTGTGGTAATTTCAAATTTACTGCTTTTCGTTGTCATTCTCGCTTCTGTCCAACTTGTGGTAACATGTATTCCATTGACAGAACTACTGCTATGTCTTTTAAGATTATTGATGTACAACATCGGCATTGTGTTTTTACCATTGATGATTCTTTGCGGCCTTTTTTTCTTAAAGACCGTTCTCTTCTTAACTGCCTTTTTTCGGCAGTCAACAGCGTGATTTCTCGTATGTTCCATAAAGAAAATAAATCTGAATTATTTACTCCTGGATTTATTTGCGTCCTTCATACCTTTGGCAGAGATTTAAAATGGAATCCTCACATTCACTGCCTTGTTTCTGAAGGTGGTGTTGGTAATACTCTTTCCTGGCGACACTTCAAACATTTTAACTATCATTTTTTACGTGATGCGTTCCAAACTGCTCTTTTAAATGAACTCCATCAAAAAATAGGTCCAGCTTTCAAAAAAGTAAAATCTGCTATCTATGCAAAAGATAAAAATGGTTTTTATGTTCGCGCCATGCCTAACAAGTGTAATCCTTCTCAGGTTATCAAATATATCGGTCGTTATCTTGGCAGACCTGTTATTGCTACTTCTCGCATTGATTCTTACGATGGTGATTTTGTCACCTTCCATTACAACCGTCATGAAGACAATAAACTTATTACAGAAACTGTTCCTGTTTTGGAATTCATTGACCGCTTAACACAACACATCCCTGAAAAACATTTTAAAATGATTCGCTATTATGGTATTTACGCTCGTCACCGTAATTCTGACAATTTTTTACGAAAAGCCATTTCCAGAGAAAAACATAACTTTTTTCTTTCACTCAATAGGTGGCGTGATTCAATCTTACATTCTTTTGGTTACGATCCTTTAAAATGTCCGAACTGTGGAAAAACCATGCTATTTTTAGAACTATATTTTAATCATAATCCTGTTCCTTTGCATGAATTATACGAAAAGGCTATGCAAAAACATAGATGTCGTTCGCCTGCCTCGTTTTCATATCTTCCAAAACCTCTTTTCTCATGA
- the metA gene encoding homoserine O-acetyltransferase MetA, with translation MPIRVQNDLPVKEILERENIFVMDEHRATHQDIRPIEIGLLNLMPLKEDTELQILRSLSNTPLQVDVSFITVSSHESKNTPTSHLNKFYQKFSEVRDKKFDGFIITGAPVEQMPFEDVDYWQELKEIMEWSKTHVTSTLHLCWGAQAGLYYHYGIDKVALDHKLFGVFWHKVMNRKIPLVRGFDDVFLAPHSRHTDVPMEKIHADPRLTVLAESEEAGLFLAMAEEGRQIFVMGHPEYDRVTLDGEYKRDLSKGLPIEMPKNYYEDDNPENKPLLTWRATANNLYTNWLNYYVYQITPYDLEGTPF, from the coding sequence ATGCCAATCAGAGTTCAGAATGATCTCCCAGTAAAGGAGATATTGGAAAGAGAAAATATATTTGTGATGGATGAGCACCGGGCAACGCATCAGGATATACGGCCTATCGAGATCGGGCTTCTTAACCTTATGCCGCTTAAGGAAGACACGGAACTGCAGATACTTAGATCCTTATCCAATACGCCCCTTCAGGTGGACGTATCATTTATCACCGTATCCAGTCATGAGTCCAAGAATACGCCAACCAGCCATCTGAATAAGTTCTACCAGAAGTTCAGCGAAGTAAGAGATAAGAAGTTTGACGGATTCATCATTACCGGAGCGCCGGTGGAGCAGATGCCTTTCGAAGACGTGGACTATTGGCAGGAACTTAAGGAAATCATGGAGTGGAGCAAGACCCACGTGACATCTACGCTCCACCTATGCTGGGGAGCCCAGGCAGGCCTCTACTATCATTATGGAATCGATAAGGTGGCGCTGGATCACAAACTGTTCGGCGTGTTCTGGCATAAGGTGATGAACCGTAAGATTCCTCTGGTTCGCGGCTTCGATGATGTATTCCTCGCCCCGCATTCCAGACATACGGATGTACCGATGGAAAAGATACATGCGGACCCCCGCCTGACCGTGCTGGCTGAATCAGAAGAAGCCGGGCTGTTCCTTGCAATGGCAGAGGAAGGTCGTCAGATCTTCGTTATGGGCCATCCAGAATATGACCGCGTGACCCTGGATGGGGAATATAAAAGGGATCTTAGCAAGGGCCTGCCGATCGAGATGCCCAAAAACTATTACGAGGATGACAATCCAGAGAATAAGCCGCTCCTTACGTGGCGTGCCACAGCTAACAATCTGTATACAAACTGGCTGAATTACTACGTTTACCAGATTACACCTTATGATTTGGAAGGGACGCCATTTTAA
- a CDS encoding acyl-CoA thioesterase: MKPYKHKVQYYETDQMGIVHHSNYIRWFEEARTDYMEQMGLGYDQMEEKGILSPVLSVEADYLRMVHFGETVTIETFVKEYNGIKLTVGYEVISDKTQMVHCRGITRHCFINREGKPLALKQTCLEFHNMFVKGLEDHKNK; encoded by the coding sequence ATGAAGCCTTACAAGCACAAGGTACAGTATTATGAAACAGATCAGATGGGAATTGTGCATCATTCCAACTATATCCGCTGGTTTGAAGAAGCACGGACTGATTATATGGAACAGATGGGGCTGGGGTATGACCAGATGGAAGAAAAGGGAATTCTAAGCCCGGTACTGTCCGTTGAAGCAGATTATCTGAGGATGGTCCATTTCGGGGAGACGGTGACCATAGAAACCTTCGTCAAGGAGTACAATGGCATCAAGCTGACCGTGGGATACGAGGTGATCTCGGACAAGACCCAGATGGTCCACTGCCGGGGAATCACCAGGCATTGCTTTATTAACCGTGAAGGAAAGCCGCTTGCGCTGAAGCAGACGTGTCTGGAGTTCCACAACATGTTTGTAAAAGGTCTGGAAGACCACAAAAATAAATAG
- the gcvT gene encoding glycine cleavage system aminomethyltransferase GcvT has translation MELKTPLYDAHVKAGGKMVPFGGYILPVQYPTGVIKEHMAVRRQAGLFDVSHMGEILCEGEDALANLQMILTNNFDNMKDGQARYSPMCNENGGTVDDLIVYKKAENQYFIVVNAANKDKDYQWMLAHQFGKASFRDVSDQYAQLALQGPKAMEILRKIAKEEDIPKKYYHAVFDAKAAGIPCIISKTGYTGEDGVELYLDAGLAEKLWDILLEAGKEEGLIPCGLGARDTLRMEAAMPLYGHEMDDEVTPLETGLGFAVKMAKEDFVGKDALIAQGEPKRKRIGLKVTGRGIIREHQDVFVDGKVIGHTTSGTHCPFLGYPIGMALVDAAYTEEGTKVEVEVRGRIVEAFVVALPFYKRSK, from the coding sequence ATGGAATTAAAGACTCCGCTGTACGATGCGCATGTAAAAGCCGGAGGGAAGATGGTGCCTTTTGGGGGATATATTCTTCCGGTACAATATCCTACAGGTGTAATCAAAGAGCATATGGCAGTCCGCAGGCAGGCAGGACTGTTTGATGTATCCCATATGGGAGAGATTCTATGCGAGGGAGAGGATGCGCTGGCGAATCTCCAGATGATCCTGACCAACAATTTTGATAATATGAAAGACGGACAGGCAAGGTATAGCCCGATGTGCAATGAGAACGGCGGTACCGTGGATGATCTGATTGTATATAAGAAGGCAGAGAATCAATATTTTATCGTAGTAAACGCGGCCAATAAGGATAAGGATTATCAATGGATGCTTGCGCATCAGTTTGGGAAAGCCTCATTTAGGGACGTATCCGACCAGTATGCGCAGCTTGCGCTTCAGGGACCTAAGGCAATGGAAATCCTCAGGAAGATCGCAAAAGAAGAGGACATACCAAAGAAATACTATCATGCGGTGTTTGATGCAAAAGCAGCCGGTATTCCGTGCATTATTTCAAAGACCGGGTATACCGGGGAGGATGGCGTGGAATTATATCTGGATGCCGGCCTTGCCGAAAAATTATGGGATATCCTGCTTGAGGCCGGAAAAGAAGAAGGCCTGATTCCCTGCGGCCTTGGCGCAAGGGATACGCTTCGCATGGAAGCGGCGATGCCGCTTTATGGGCATGAGATGGATGATGAGGTAACCCCTCTGGAGACCGGGCTTGGATTTGCCGTGAAGATGGCAAAAGAAGACTTTGTCGGCAAAGATGCGCTGATTGCGCAAGGAGAGCCAAAGAGAAAGCGTATCGGACTTAAAGTAACCGGACGGGGAATCATAAGAGAGCATCAGGATGTGTTTGTGGATGGAAAGGTCATCGGTCATACCACGTCGGGAACCCACTGCCCATTCCTTGGCTATCCTATTGGGATGGCACTTGTGGATGCCGCATATACAGAAGAGGGAACCAAGGTGGAAGTAGAAGTCCGTGGACGGATTGTTGAGGCTTTCGTGGTGGCATTACCATTTTATAAAAGAAGCAAATAA
- the thrS gene encoding threonine--tRNA ligase, whose amino-acid sequence MKITLKDGSEKGYERSMSVLDIAKDISEGLARAATCAKIDGDIVDLRTDVSKDCELELLTFDSEDGRGAFWHTTSHIMAQAIKRLYPETKLAIGPSIDNGFYYDLDRETPFVAEDLEKIEAEMKKIVKEALPIERFTKTREEAIAYFKENDEPYKVELVEDLPEGEEISFYKQGEFVDLCAGPHLMSTKAVKAFKLTSLAGAYWRGSEKNKMLTRIYGISYPKKADLEEYLHMMEEAKKRDHRKLGRELGLFMMCDEGPGFPFFLPKGMVLKNTLLDYWRELHKENGYVEVSTPIILSRHLWENSGHWDHYKDNMYTTMIDEEDYAVKPMNCPGGMLVYKSEPRSYKDLPLRMGELGLVHRHEKSGALHGLFRVRCFTQDDAHIFMTPEQIRDEIKGVARLIDEIYSLFGFKYHVELSTRPDNSMGSDEDWEMATEGLRGALDDLGLDYMVNEGDGAFYGPKIDFHLEDSIGRTWQCGTIQLDMQMPQRFDLEYTGADGEKHRPIMIHRVAFGSIERFIGILIEHFAGAFPTWLAPVQVKVLPISEKHLEYGKKVLEQLEEAGIRAELDERAEKIGYKIREAQMNKIPYMLVVGAKEEEQNLVSVRSRFAGDEGQKDIASFIDAIKEEIQAKVQREVTKED is encoded by the coding sequence ATGAAGATCACACTGAAAGACGGTTCTGAAAAAGGGTATGAAAGAAGCATGTCCGTATTGGATATTGCAAAAGATATCAGCGAAGGGCTGGCAAGGGCAGCGACCTGCGCAAAGATAGACGGGGATATCGTTGACTTGAGGACGGATGTTTCCAAGGATTGCGAACTGGAATTGCTGACATTCGACTCTGAAGACGGACGGGGCGCATTCTGGCATACCACATCCCATATTATGGCCCAGGCGATCAAGCGTCTCTATCCGGAGACAAAACTGGCCATCGGCCCATCCATTGACAATGGATTCTACTATGATTTGGATCGCGAGACGCCATTTGTCGCGGAGGATCTGGAAAAAATCGAAGCGGAGATGAAAAAGATCGTCAAAGAAGCATTGCCGATCGAACGCTTTACCAAGACAAGGGAAGAAGCCATTGCATATTTTAAAGAAAATGACGAACCATATAAAGTAGAATTGGTAGAAGATCTGCCGGAAGGCGAGGAGATCAGTTTCTACAAGCAAGGCGAATTCGTAGATCTGTGCGCAGGACCGCACCTTATGTCTACAAAAGCGGTTAAGGCTTTCAAACTGACAAGTCTTGCAGGCGCATACTGGCGCGGAAGCGAAAAGAACAAGATGCTTACCAGAATCTATGGCATCTCCTACCCGAAGAAGGCAGACCTGGAAGAATACCTCCATATGATGGAGGAGGCGAAAAAGCGTGACCACAGAAAACTAGGCAGGGAGCTTGGCCTGTTCATGATGTGCGACGAAGGCCCTGGATTCCCGTTCTTCCTTCCAAAAGGAATGGTTCTTAAGAATACGCTTCTGGATTATTGGAGAGAACTGCACAAAGAAAACGGATATGTGGAAGTATCCACGCCTATTATCCTGAGCAGGCATCTGTGGGAGAATTCCGGGCACTGGGATCATTATAAAGACAATATGTACACCACCATGATCGATGAAGAAGACTATGCGGTCAAGCCTATGAACTGCCCGGGCGGCATGCTGGTATACAAGTCCGAGCCGCGTTCTTACAAAGACCTTCCGCTTCGCATGGGCGAGCTTGGCCTGGTACACAGACACGAGAAGTCAGGCGCTCTTCACGGCCTGTTCCGCGTCCGCTGCTTTACCCAGGACGATGCCCATATTTTCATGACTCCGGAGCAGATCAGGGACGAGATCAAAGGCGTAGCACGGCTGATTGACGAGATCTACAGCCTGTTCGGATTCAAGTACCATGTAGAACTGTCTACGCGGCCGGATAACAGCATGGGCAGCGATGAAGACTGGGAGATGGCGACCGAAGGCTTAAGAGGCGCTCTGGATGATCTGGGGCTTGATTATATGGTAAATGAAGGAGACGGCGCATTCTATGGGCCAAAGATCGACTTCCATCTGGAAGATTCCATCGGAAGGACATGGCAGTGCGGAACCATCCAGCTTGACATGCAGATGCCGCAGCGTTTTGACCTGGAGTACACTGGGGCTGACGGAGAGAAGCACCGCCCGATCATGATCCACCGTGTTGCATTCGGATCCATCGAGCGTTTTATCGGAATTCTGATCGAGCATTTTGCCGGAGCTTTCCCGACATGGCTTGCGCCAGTTCAGGTAAAGGTTCTTCCAATATCTGAGAAGCATCTGGAATACGGAAAGAAAGTGCTGGAACAGTTAGAAGAAGCAGGGATCCGCGCGGAACTGGACGAGAGGGCTGAGAAGATCGGCTACAAGATCAGGGAAGCGCAGATGAACAAGATCCCATACATGCTCGTGGTGGGAGCAAAAGAAGAAGAGCAGAATCTGGTATCCGTAAGAAGCAGATTTGCCGGGGATGAAGGCCAGAAGGACATCGCCTCATTTATCGATGCGATCAAAGAAGAGATACAGGCAAAGGTTCAGCGCGAAGTTACGAAAGAGGATTAG
- the gcvPA gene encoding aminomethyl-transferring glycine dehydrogenase subunit GcvPA produces MGRYVPNTELEQLKMLEEIGFQAREDLFGHIPEEVKVKGSLAIPEGMSELEVRRKMQKIAGKNQVFGTIFRGAGAYRHFIPSIVKSVISKENLLTAYTPYQAEVSQGILQSIFEYQTMICQLTGMDASNASVYDGATAAAEAVAMCRERKRKKAFISSTVHPDVLSTVRTYCFGNEMELVVIPAKDGITDVKFLEEIIDDQTACVYIQHPNYYGSLEPAEEIGKAAHGAGARYIMGVNPISLGIMKTPREYGADVAVGEGQPMGLSIAFGGPYLGFMACIEGMTRKLPGRIVGQTTDRNKKTGYVLTLQAREQHIRREKASSNVCSNQALCALAVGVYLAAMGGSGLHNAAIQCTSKAHYMAAELKKIGYQTENKAEFFHEFVTVSQTSSARALKALEEKGVLGGYPLDDRRILWCCTEMNSKEEIDETIRILKEV; encoded by the coding sequence ATGGGAAGATATGTCCCGAATACAGAACTAGAGCAACTGAAAATGTTAGAAGAGATTGGTTTTCAGGCCAGGGAGGATTTGTTCGGACACATTCCTGAGGAAGTAAAGGTGAAGGGAAGTCTTGCGATACCGGAGGGAATGTCCGAATTAGAAGTACGCAGGAAGATGCAGAAGATTGCGGGAAAGAATCAGGTGTTTGGGACAATTTTCCGAGGAGCAGGAGCATACAGGCACTTTATACCTTCCATTGTAAAGAGCGTGATCTCCAAGGAGAACCTGCTGACGGCCTATACGCCATACCAGGCAGAGGTCAGCCAGGGTATCCTGCAGTCCATTTTTGAGTATCAGACAATGATCTGCCAGCTGACCGGAATGGATGCATCCAATGCTTCCGTCTATGACGGGGCGACAGCGGCAGCTGAAGCCGTTGCTATGTGCAGGGAGAGAAAAAGAAAGAAGGCTTTCATATCCTCCACTGTGCACCCGGATGTCTTAAGCACGGTCAGGACCTATTGCTTTGGAAATGAGATGGAACTTGTGGTGATACCCGCAAAAGACGGGATCACGGATGTGAAGTTCTTAGAAGAGATAATCGATGATCAGACGGCATGCGTCTATATCCAGCACCCCAATTATTATGGAAGCCTGGAGCCGGCGGAAGAAATCGGCAAGGCTGCTCACGGCGCAGGGGCAAGATATATCATGGGAGTAAATCCCATATCTCTCGGAATTATGAAGACGCCCAGAGAGTATGGAGCGGACGTGGCCGTAGGGGAAGGACAGCCCATGGGACTATCCATCGCATTTGGAGGCCCGTATCTTGGATTTATGGCATGTATCGAAGGCATGACCAGGAAACTGCCGGGCAGGATCGTCGGGCAGACCACAGACAGAAATAAAAAGACCGGATATGTGCTGACGCTTCAGGCAAGAGAGCAGCATATAAGGAGAGAAAAAGCATCCAGCAATGTCTGCTCCAACCAGGCGCTATGCGCGCTGGCCGTAGGCGTATATCTGGCAGCTATGGGAGGAAGCGGACTTCACAATGCGGCGATCCAGTGTACTTCCAAAGCCCATTATATGGCAGCAGAACTAAAGAAGATTGGCTATCAGACTGAGAATAAGGCGGAATTCTTCCATGAATTCGTCACCGTATCCCAGACTTCATCAGCCAGGGCGCTAAAGGCATTGGAAGAGAAAGGGGTTCTGGGAGGATATCCACTGGATGACAGGAGAATCCTGTGGTGCTGCACAGAGATGAACAGTAAAGAAGAGATTGATGAAACGATCCGCATCTTAAAGGAGGTGTAG